CGGCCGCAGCCGCTGCTGCCAGTGCATTCTGAACCTGGTAACGTCCAAAAACTGGCAGGAAGACGGGCACCGACTCGTCCGATACACGTAGCGTGAACTGGTAGCCGAACGGGTGACCCTGCTGGATATTGCGGGCCTGCACGTCGGCCTTCATGTGGACGCCGTAGGTCAACACTGTGCTGGGCACGGAGAATTCGCTCCGCACACGCGCGCACTGCGGGCAGTCCGCATTGAGAATCGCGGTCGCACCTTCCGGCAGCGATTCGATCAACTCCGCCTTTGCTGCCAGCAGATGATCCATGCTCTCGAAATTGCCGAGGTGCGCGTCGCCGACATTGGTCAGCAGCGCGATGTCCGGCTGGGCGATCTGCGCCAGTTGAGTCAACTCGCCGCTGTGGTTCATTCCCATCTCGACGATGGCGACTTCGTGGTCTTCGCGCAGGCGAGCCAGAGTGAGCGGCAGGCCAATGTGGTTGTTCTTGTTGCCTTCGGTCGCCAGGACATTCATCTCGCCCCGGCAGACGTGCGCCAGCATTTCCTTCGTCGTTGTCTTGCCGCTGGAGCCGGAAATCGCGAGTACCGTCGGATCGACCTTCTGGCGCCAGTGCCGCGCGATGTCGCCGAGGGCCGTCGTTGTATCCAACACCGTCACGACAAACGCATCGTTCGGCGCGTTGCAAAGGCTGAACTCGCGAGAGCAAACAACACCCGCGGCGCCTTTCTCGAGTGCCTCGAGAACGAATTCCTCGCCATCGTAGTGCTTCCCACGCAGCGCGACGTACACGTCGTCGGCGCGGAGGATGCGCGTATCCGTGCAGAGGCGGTCGACGGGCGTGTCGCCGTTCCCTCGGGCGAGAAAGCCCCCCGTGCACTCCAGAATGTCCGCAACCGTCAAGTTCATCGAGCGTTCTCCACGTGACGTTTTCGATTCATCATGCCCACGTGGGGCGATTGGACTTCACTTCCGTTTCGGCCGGCTTCTGTTCCCATGCCTCGGCCATCGAGCGCAGCACTTCGCGTGCGATCACCCGATCGTCGAACTGGAGTTTCCGTCCGCAGACTTCCTGGTACGTTTCGTGGCCCTTGCCCGCGATGACGACGCAGTCGCCCGACTTGGCCAGCAGCAGCGCGCGCTCGATCGCCAGTGCGCGATCCAACACCACCTGATAGTTGGCGGGCTTAAGACCACTCTGCAGCAGGCCTTCCAGCGCGCCGCGTGCAATGCGCTCCGGGTCCTCAAAGCGCGGGTTGTCCGATGTCACGATGGCATAGTCCGTACGGCGGCCGACGGCTTTGCCCATCGGTGGGCGCTTTGTACGGTCGCGATCGCCGCCACATCCGAATACTGTGATCAGGTCGCCGCTTGTCAGGCTGCGTGCTGTCTGTAGTACCTTCTCCAGCGCATCCGGCGTGTGTGCAAAATCGACAATGACCTGGAATGGCTGGCCTTCATCGATGCGCTCGAAGCGACCGCTGATCGGGCCGACTTCCTCGAGGCCGTTCGCGATCGTCTGCAGATCGATGCCAAGGCTGCGGCAGGCCGAAGCGGCCGCGAGCATGTTCGACAGGTTGAACGCGCCGAGCATCCGTGCATTCACCGTGACGGATTCCTTGCCGGCAACGAGCTTGAAGCTGGTTCCGTCCGGGCGGAAGCAAACGTCTTCCGCGTGGAAGTCCGCCCCCAGGCCTTCGCGGCGTGCGTAGGTGAAGTGATCACCCAGGTAACTGTGGGAGAGCTCCTCGCCGATCGGATCGTCGAGATTGAAGCACGCGGTAGCGCCGGGTGTCGGATCGACAAAATCAAAGAAGAACTGGCGCTTCGTCGCGATGTACGTCGGATAGTCGCCGTGGTAGTCCAGGTGATCCTGTGTCACATTGGTCAGAACGCCCGCGTGGAAGGGCAGACCGGACATGCGCGCCTGGTGAATGCCGTGGCTGGAGGCTTCCATCACAACCGCCTGCACGTTGTCCTTCTCCATCGAGGAGAAGAAGCGCGCCAAGGTCATCGAGTCCGGCGTCGTGATGTGCGCGTCGACGTACTTGCCATCCCAGAACGCTCCGAGGGTTCCGATCAGACCGGTCTTGCGGCCGGCTGCTTCCAGGATGCCCGCGATCATCGATGTCGTTGTCGTCTTGCCGTTCGTTCCCGTGACTCCGACCACAGTCATCGCACGCGAGGGATTGCCATAGAACGCGTGCGCCAGCGGCCCCAGCGCCATCCGTGTATCCGGCACACGAACCATCGTCACGCCGGGGTAGGGAGGAATGTCCTTTTCGACCAGAATGGCCGCCGCGCCGCGCGAAACGGCTTCGGAAATCAGCATGTGGCTGTCGGTCTTTGTGCCGACGATTGCGGCGAACATCTGGTTGCGCTCGACCTTCTGGGCGCATGTCGCGATTCCAGTGATCATCACATCCGGATTGCCGTAGATGTCGGCGGCAAGAAGACCGGACAGAGAGACGAGGTGAAGCAGGGAGACAGGTTCAGCGGGGACCATCAGAAATTCCTCCGAGGGGACTGAGCGACGAGAGCGTCTGCGGGAGTGAGGGCGCGTGGGGCGTCCGGAGAAAAGACAACGATTACATCCGAGTTGGAGTCGATCGACTGGCCTGCGGGTGGCGTTTGGTCGGCTGCGCGACCGCTGCCGATGAAGCGCACGCGCTCGAGTTGCGCGGGCAACTGGCTGCGGACTTCCGCCATCGAAAGACCGGCGAGGTTCGGCATCGTGCCGGCCTCCAACGCCGTGGCCTGCGGGAAGAGCAACGGCTGGAATGGCGCGAGATCCGGCGACGAAGCAATATCGTCCTCAGCGCGGAACTCGGTCGGCACCAGGCCTAACTGTAGTGTCGCGCTGCGGGCGATTTTCTGGAAGACTGGCGCGGCCACTTCCGATGCGTAGTGCTTGCCGTGCGGGTTATCGACGAAGACATAGACTGCAATCTTTGGATCCTGAATCGGCAACGCGCCGCCGAAGGACGCGATATACTCTTTGTGTGTATGAATATGTGATTTGACAGTTGTTCCGGTCTTGCCGCCCACGCGGAACCCAGGAACTTGAGCCTTCTTGCCGGTTCCGTTCAGCACGACGTCTTCCATCAGACGGCGCATCAGCTCGCTGGTTGAGGGACGAATAACATGGCGACGGACCGTCGGCTCGAAACGCTCGACAACATTGCCGCGCGAGTCGCGGATTTCCTTCACGATGTAGGGCTGCATCAGGTCGCCGCCATTCACGAGCGACCCGATGGCAGAGCAGATCTGCACGGGCGTCAGGGCCATCTCGTAGCCCATCGGCAACGACGTGCGGCTGAACTTCGTCCAGCGCGACACCGGGTACAGCAGCCCGACACCTTCGCCACCGAGGTCGATGCCGGTCGACTCACCAAAGCCGAACGCACGCAGGTACGCGTACCATTCGTTATTCTCCAGTACTTGTGCCGCCTTCACCGTGCCGACGTTGCTGGAGTGGCGGATCACCTCATAGAAGGGGACGACGTCCAGGTAGTGGCCCGGCGAATCGGTCAAGCGGCGGCCATCGACAACGGCGCGTCCGCCTTCGCAATCGACCAGTGTGTCGATACTGATCTTGCCCGTATCCAGCAGGATCGCCGCGGTGAAGAGCTTCGCCACGGATCCGGTCTCGAGCGGATCGGTCAGGATGCGATTCCGTCGATAGTCGGCGGGGTAATTACCTTGCTCGCTGTTGTCGAATGTTGGCCAGGAAGCGAGTGCGAGGACTTCGCCCGTCATGACATCGATTACGACTGCGCCCGCGGCGTCTGCTTCGAATTCCGCGGCCGCATCGGCCACAGCATTCTCGGCTGTCTCTTGAATTGCCGCATCCAGCGTCAGAATCAGCGAATGCCCGCGAGCGGCCAGGATGTCTTCCTGGTGCACGGGCTGCAGCACCTGGCTGATGGCCGAGCGCGATGCCGTTGTCTCGACTCGGCGGCCCATCATCGTGTCGTTGTACTTCAGTTCCAAACCACCGAGGCCGACGTTGTCGCCATCGCCATCGGTGCCAGTGAAGCCGATCACGTGCGGCGCCAGGTGGCGCGGGTACAGGCGCTTGCTTTCGCGATGGAACCAGAAGCCGCGCCGTGTGATTTCGTACTCGTCGAGCAACTGGCCGACGCGCTGTGCGGCCTGCGGATCCAACTGGCGGCCGAGAGGTACGACGCCGTTGCGCTCGAATCGCGCTGAAATCGTCTCCGGATCCAGGTTGCAGTAATACGCAACCTGCTCCGCGACGGCATCGAGATCGACATCCGCGTGCGGCGCCTTGAAGTACTTCGTATCAACGTAGATGGAGAGTGTTCCGGTGCTGGTAGCCAGGGGGCGGCCGTTGCGATCCAGAATATCGCCACGCTCCGCCTGGACAACGACGCGCTTCGTTTGCTGATTGGAAGCGCGTTCCAGGAATCGCTCGTGAGAAGCCACCTGCAACATGTAGAGTCGAGCGCCGACAAGCCCGGCAAGGAGACAGAACATTGCCCCGAGAAGCAGAACGCGGAATTTGTGCGGAAGTACCAGCATGGTTCAGCAACCATCAACGGGATCGGGGACGTTCGTCGGGAGCGAGGGCAACGCCGGCTCATCGCCCGGCTTGTCGTGCGCTCTCATCTACTGCGATGGGAAACTTGCCTGGGTTCCCCCGGAGCAGCCGAAAAAGCTCCTCCATGACTTCGGCGGACGAGCGATCCGCCAGGCGGGGGTGAAAGAGAACTCGAAATTCGTTGTTGACGGTCTGCGCGCTCTCGTCGATTGACTCGATCCGAACGTGGGGGCCAACAGCGGCTCGAGGGTCGCAACCGGCATCCTTCGACAAGGCAAGATCAGGCTCGGATGATGGGGGGATAGAAATTGAAGGCCGGGAAGCTTTCCAATTTATTTCCCCGTCGTACCAACGGGACCTGGAGCAAGAGGTATTAGGCTGTAGGTGCGTCTTCAAGAACCGGAACTCGGAGCGGTGCGCCTGGAACATCTCGCCGGAACGTGTACTGGAACAGAGAACGGGAACGGGAACTGATCTGCGGGGACTCTGTCTGGAACGGGAACCGACAACGGGAACCAGCGCTGGGAGCGGAACCGGAAATGCCGAGCGTCGAAACCTATCAACGACTCGGACTTTGCGGGCGTCACCCTGCCTGACCTTGCCTTGTGGAAGGATGGCGGCTTCTTCACCACCCTGTCCAACTACTCAGAACACCTCCTTCTGCCACGCGGCCAACTGACGCCGCTTCGCTTCAAGTTCTTCGCGGGCTTCCTGCTGCGCTTCGCGGTAGGCAGCCACGCGCTCTTCGTTCATCGTCAATTCTTCCACGGCGCTCGGATCCGGATCGATCATGCCGAGTTCCTCGATCGCCGTTTCGCGCAACACTTCATCCCGCTGCATCAGGCCAAGGCGCGCTTCGAGTCGCTTCGCCTCATCGCGACGCGCTGTGGTCAGTTCCTGCAGACGAGCGGCTTCGATCTCATAATCACGCGCCTGAAAGCGCATCTTCACGATCGTCAGCCCCATTCCCGTTGCCATTGCACCCGCCAGAAGAATCGCCAGGAGATCTCGAATGCGAAGCGTTACAGGTGCCGGCTCTTTGCGCTTGCGGATCTTCGCCGACTTGGCCGTCGAGCGACGCACGCGCGTCTTCGTCTTGCTGGAGGGACGCCGGGTCATGCCTTCCCTCCCACTCGGCGGATCGTGCGCAAGCGAGCGCTGCGCGAACGCGGGTTGCGCGCAATTTCTTCCTTCGACGGCTTCACTGCGCCACGGCTCTCGACACGGAACTCCAGTCCTTCAGTCGTTGTGGCCGAGTAGGGATTCTCCGGATCGGGACGCGGCGAACCGGCTTCATCGAACAAGCGCTTCGCGATCTTATCCTCACCGCTGTGGAAGCTGATCACACACAGCGTTCCCCCAACGTTCAGTGAATCCATGCAGGCGCGAATGCCTTGCTCTGCGTATGTGAGCTCGCGATTCGTTGCGATGCGAAGTGCCTGGAAGGTACGCGTTGCAGGGTGAATGCCCTTGTGACGTTGCGCGGCGGGGTAGCAGGCCTCTGCGGCGGCAGCCAGTTCGAACGTCGTCTCGAACGGCTTACGCTCGCGCTGCTCGACGATACGGCGCGCGATGCGGCGAGCGTAGCGTTCATCCGCATAGGACCAGAGCCAGTCCCGCAACTGCTGCTCGCTCGCTGTGTTGACCAACTCCGCCATCGACTGCGTCCCTACTTCCTTCGGATTGTAACGCCCATCCAGGGGCACATCTTTCGAGAACCCAAAGCCTCTGCCTTCCTGAACCTGGAGTGAATTAAATCCCAGGTCTAAGATGATGGCATCGGCTCCCTTCAGATCGTTTTCCGCCAGCACGCTCGGCAACTCGTCGTAACGTCGGGGCTCCAGGATTAGGCGAACCCCATCTGTCCCTTCCTCGCCGGCCAACCGCTCTCGAGCCTTCGCCAACATCGACGGGTCGCGGTCCAAGCCGACAAAAACCCCGTTTCCGGCGAGAGCCCGAACCAGGTGGATACCATGGCCGGCACTCCCCAGCGTGCCATCGCAGACGATCTTTCCGGGAACGGCCCCGAGGCGTTCAAGCACCTCGGTTAAGAGTACAGGTTCGTGATACTCCACGCCGTTTTCGGGTCGTCTCCTTACTCAGTTTGTTTCGTTTTCCGGGTCCCCCGATAATCGGTGCCCCCGGGACTTAGTGAAATCTCTGACCTGCTACCCCGCGAGAGAGCCGCCTGTTCGGCGCTCGATCCCGCTTATTGCCGCCTCGCCTTCATTTCGGCTTCCAGTTCCTGGAAGCGATCCTTCACGCTCGCGCGAGTGCCCTTTATCTTGCCACGCTGCGAATCGAACTGGCTTTCCCACTCGTTCATATCGATCACTTCGAGATGCTCGCCAGCGGCGCGGATGAACACCTGACCGGACAGGTGGAGTTTCTTTGCCAGCAAGGACGGGATCTTCACACGATTCTGCTTGTCCAGCGGCACCGTCTCGCACTGCCCCGTCACCCAGGCTGTCATGTCTTCCCAGTCCTGATCGCCAGACGGTCCGTTCTCCAGAACTTCGCAAAGATTGTCATGGACAGTCTTCGGAAAGATGCCTAAGTGTTCACCCATCGTCATTCCGATGACGACGTCCAGGTTTTCGTCGTCTTTGGACTCCCGACCGTACGAGGCATCGATGGAGCGGATCGTCTTAACAAACTTGGCGGGGATCGCGATTCTTCCGCGATCATCCATGCTGACATCGGCAAATCCCTGGAACTTCGCCATGCTGCTTCCGCCATCGTTTCAGGGGGGATTTGGGCAGATACTTCCGGGTTCCCCACATTTCCCCCGAGTCTGGGCTGAACGTGCCGATCAACGTCCAGACCGTCAAGACGAGAATCGTTCTTTGAGCCGCTTCTTAGAATTTCTTTAGGAAACGGTCATATCTTGTATCCGATGAAGCGCTTTCCTGCTACAAATTGTTTTGATCAGATCATTAAAAGGGATGTTCGGAAAGCTGTGGATAACTCCGAACCCTTCGGATTCGCCATCTTCTAAACCACTGTTGGTATTTGACTTAGCTGGCGGATTGACTTCCTTTTCTGCCCGAGAAAAGCCCCCATGCGCGTGCTCTTCCTCACTCCCAGTGTCCGAATGCTCGGTGCAAGGCAGTCTCTCCATGCGCTGACGACGCATCTTCCCCCCGATGTCGAGCCCCTCGTCGTATGCTCGGGAAGTGGAGGCTTAACTCAAGAGCTGCAAGCATCTAACATCCCGGTTGAGGTGGTTTCGCATGGTGCCTGGAGGAAACTGGGGGGACGTGCCCATGCAATTCTGCGTCAATTGCCCGCTTTGCGTCGAATTTCGCGCCGCTTTTTGCCCCACGTGATCCACTGCAACGAGTTCCACTCGACCCCCCAGGGCGTCGCCACGGCGCGGGGCACAGGGGGGGAAGTGGGCATTTCCACCCATATCCGCCTCGGGATCCGTCCGGATCAGATTTCCAAGTACAGCCTTCCGCGATGCCACCGAATCGTCGCTGTCAGCGAAGCCTGCCGAGGACTCCTGGCCGGCTCTGTGGTCGAGGATCGGACCCGGGTCGTATACAACGGCGTCGATCTGTCGGCGTTCGAGCCTGCCGAGCGCGATCTGACTGTCCGGAACGAATGCGGGTGGGGGGCGGACGAGCTTGTTGTGGGACTTCTCGGCCTGATTTCACCCCGCAAAAACCAGCTCGTCGCTGCGGAGGCCGTTGCCTTGGCCAATAAACGGGGCATTCCCGCCAGGCTGCTTCTGGCCGGCGACGCATTCAAGAGCACCGAATCATATGGCGAGGAACTTCGCCGGCGCCTTGAGCAGCCGGACCTCGCCCAGGCCGCGAAATGGTTGCCATTCCAAAAGGAGGTTCGCCCGGTTTACGAGGCGCTCGACGTCAATTTACTTGTGTCTGCAGAAGAGGGATTCGGTCGCACAATTTGTGAGTCCGCGGCCCTCGGAATTCCCTCTATTGGCGCCCGCACCGGCGGCATTCCGGAGCTCATCCGCGAAGGCGAAACTGGTTGGCTGGTTGATGAAGGCGATGTGGAGTCGCTGGCCGGCGCTTTCCAGACGGCCTGGGAGGCGCGAAGTCGCCTTGCCGACATCGGTTGGGCCGCGCGCGAACACGCCGTTGCGAACTTCAGCATCGAGGCTCACGTACGCGGAATGATTGCCGTCTGGGAAGAGGCGCGCGAGGCCGCCGCCCGGTGATTCTGGCGACTTCTCGTTGACCGGCTTGGAAAGCCCCCCGTATGACCAACGCGGCATTGTACTTGCTCAACTTGCCTATCGGGGCAGCGTCTCCGATTTTGCACACATCACCCCGGGAAATACCACGTGTCCATTACTGCTCTCTCGAAGAAAGAACGTTACCTGCTGACCGTCGCGCAGAAGGAAACCGATCGGCCGCCGATCTGGTTGATGCGCCAGGCCGGGCGCTACATGCCCGAATATATGGCGTTGAAGGAGAAGTACACCTTCCGCGAATTTTGCTTAAATCCGGAAGTCGCCGCCGCAGCCACGCTGCTGCCGCTGCAGATTCTGGACATCGATATCCAGATCATCTTCAACGACATTCTGATTCCGCTCGAAGAGATGGGCCTGAAGGTCGAGTTCCCCGGGGGCGGCCCGCAGATTTCTCCGCCGATTCGAGGCGCTGAAGATCTGGATCGCTTCAATGTTGCGACGTTCAGCGATCCGCCCGTTGCGCATTCGATCCGGCTGCTGAAGTCGAAGACCGGTGACACGCCGGTGCTTGGTTTCTGTGGAGCGCCCTTTACGCTCGCGACCTATGCGGTCGAGGGCAAGATGTCCAAGAGCCAGCACCACATCAAGGAACTGCGTTTCGGTGCACCGGAAGTCTTGCATGAAATGCTCGAACGCATCACGCAGACAGCGGCGAATTACCTGATCAGTCAGATCGACGAAGGCCACGCCGACGGCGTTCAGATCTTCGAATCCTGGGGCGGCATTCTTGCGCTGCCGCACGACTACGAAGAGTTTGCCGCAAGTTATCAGCGCAAGCTGATCGCAATCGTGAAGAAGGCATGTCCCGATACGCCGATTCACTTGTTTGTGAAGGGCAGCAACGGCGTTCTGGAATCGATGGCAGAGACTGGCGCGCAAGTGCTGAGTATCGATTGGACGACGCCACTGGCGGATGCTCGTCGGCGCGTTTCGAAAACGCTGCAGGGCAATCTCGATCCGATCGTCTTGCACACACCCGATGCGATCGACGCGGCTGTCGAACATATGCTCGATGAATTCGATTGGAAGAAGGGGTGGATTGCGAACCTTGGCCACGGTATTCTTCCGCAGGCGAAGGTCGAGGGCGCCAAACGATACGTTCAGGCGATCCAGGCCCTTGCGGCCAAGTGAGGAAGTGACCAATGAGTTCCAATCTTGAAGCGCTCGGAATCACACCGGAGAAAATCCGCGCCTACGATCAACGCATTCCGCGCTATACCAGTTACCCGACCGCACCGTTCTTCACACCGGACTTCGACCCCGACGAGTGGGAGAAGTACATCGAGGAGACGTCGGCGAAGGCAGATGACCTATCGCTCTACGTGCACATTCCGTTCTGTCGAAAGCGCTGTCTGTTCTGCGCGTGCAATGTGATCGTCACGCGCAAGGAAGGCGTCGCGGACGAGTATCTGGATTATCTTGAGCGCGAGATTGAGTTGTTCGCGAAACGCTATCACGGTGCCGGCCGTGCGATCCAGTTGCACCTCGGCGGTGGGACGCCGAATTTCCTCGATCACGAGCAGATGGCGCGCTTGCTGAAAATGCTGAGTAGTCGCTTCACGTTCACCGACGAGAACGAGCGCAGCATCGAAGTCGATCCGCGCATCGCCACACCGGAAGACATCGACGCCTTCTATCATCAGCATGGTTTCCGGCGCATCAGTTTCGGCGTGCAGGACTTCAATCCCGAAACGCAGGCGGCCATCGGTCGCGGCCAGACGCGCGACATCACGTTCGAAAACGTTGCGCGTGCACGCGAAACTGGTTTCAAGAGCGTGAACATCGACTTGATCTACGGCTTGCCGAAGCAAACCGTTCAAACCTGGACGAACACTGTCGATGCGATCATCAGCCTGCGCCCGGACCGCATCGCGCTCTATAATTTCGCGTTCCTTCCGACGAAGCTCGCGCACCAGCGCACGCTCGACGATGCGGACATGCCGACGCCCGCAGAGAAGCTCGACATGTTCATCGCCGCGCACGATCGACTTGTCGCGGCGGGCTGGGAATTCATCGGGATGGACCACTATGCGCTGAAGGATGATTCGCTGACGCGCGCACAGCGCGAAGGTTCGCTGCGGCGAAACTTCATGGGCTACACAACGCTGCGCGGTACTGATCTCGCCGCGTTTGGTGTTTCCTCAATCAGCGACTTCCAGAATGCCTTCGCGCAGAACGTCAAGAAGCTGACCGTCTACAAGCGCATGATCGACGAAGGCAAACTGCCACTCGAACGCGGCCTTGCGTTGTCCGATGACGATCGCGCGCGTCGCTACATGATCGAAGAGATCATGTGCAACGGCGTGTTGCGTTTCGATGCGGACACTGGCGTCGAAGGATTCAATGTCGGCGAAGTCGTTCGCGAAGAGAAGGACGCCCTGGCGCCTTTGGCAGAAGACGGCTTGCTGACAATCGAAAGCGATGCGCTCCATGTCACAGACAAGGGGCGCGTGTTCCTGCGCAACATCGCCGTCGTGTTCGACTCGTATCTGAAGCGCGCACGATCCGGCAAACCACTTTTCTCTCGTGCGGTTTAGTCAATGAGCGAACAGACATTCGATTGTATTGTGCTCGGCGCGGGCGTCAGCGGATTGGCGACAGCCTGGCGTCTGATGAAGAACGGCCAGCGCGTGCTTGTCGTTGAGAAGCAACCGCGTTGCGGCGGTGTCATCACGACGAAGCAGGAAGACGATTACCTGATCGAGATCGGGCCGAACAGCTTCACGTCGTTTCCGCTCGCAATTGTGGAACTACTGGATGAGCTCGGCATTCGCGACAGGGCGTTCGCGCAGCCGCTGAGCGAACACGATCGATTCGTCTGGTACAAGGGCAAGCTGCGCAAGGTCCCGATGGGACCGGGCGGATTGATCACCACGGATATCCTCTCGCTGGGACAGAAGTTCAAAGCGGTCAGCGGCATCTTCGCAAAGAAGGGCCGTGTCGAGCAGGACATGGAACTGGGCGAGTTCTTTCGTCAGCGTGTCGGTCCCGCCGTCGTGGAGCGCATGCTGAAACCGTTCATGGCCGGTGTCTACGCCGCCGATGCGGACCGGATCAGCTTTGCCGCGACTCTGCCGAAACTGTACGAGCCGATGCGTCAGCACGAAAGCATCATGGCCGCCCTCAAGTCCCTGCGGAAACCTGGACAGAAGCGCAAGAAGCGGCCGAAGCGCGCCCTCGTCTCCTTTCCCAATGGATTGAAAGAATTACCGGAAGCGCTCGTCAGCGGCCTGGAAAAGGCGGGAGCGACGCTCGAGTTTGAAACGACGGCGACTCTTCGCCCCGGGACAAACTGCCGCTGGGCCGTGGAATACAACGGCAAAACAGCGGAATCCGATCAGGTGGTGATCGCCACGCCGACCTCGCAGGCTGCGGACTATCTGGAGAATATCGCCGCACCCGCCGCGATGGAGCTGCGGGCGATTCCATACGCCGGATTGATTGTCTTCCACGTGGGCGCACCGGAGGAGATGTTTGCGGAGAATCGGAACGGTTTTGGCTTTTTGTCAGTCGCCGAGCAGGGCGTGCGAGTCCTGGGAATGATCTGGAGCGATCGGATTTTCCCGAATCGTGCACCGGACGGTCATCGCCTGCTGACCTGTTTCTATGGCGGCGATAAGGATTCGGAAGTCCTCGGGTGGGACGAAGATCGGCTGCGGAAGCAACTCGTCGAGGATCTCAAGACGACGATGAAGTTCCGCGGAGGCGATTTGCCCTTCCTGAAGTTCCACCGATGGGAGCGCGCGCTGCCCATCTTCCGCGTCGGCCACATGGATCGCATGGCGAAGGCTCGCGAGGCCTTGCCGCAAGGCATCGAACTGCTCGGGAATTATCTCGGCGGCGTTTCCATTCCCGACCGCGTGGACAAAGCGAACACGCTGGCTCGAGAGATTCTGGAACGTGCCGGGAAACGCGACAAGGAATTCGCATGACCTCCAAAGACACCAAACGGGTTGCTGTCCTTTGCCTGACTTATGGCGAGCCGGCGCAACTCGACTGGCGCTCTCAGTACGAGTACTCGCTTTCGATTCTGAATCGACTGACGCGACGCGTTGCGCCCATTCCGAAGTTCATCACGCCTCTTCTTGCTGCCCGGCGTGGGCTAATTCGCAAGAAGACGTTCACCGAAGAAGGCTACCACTCGCCGTTGGAACCGATCAGCGATGCGCAGGCGAAGGCGCTCAAGGAACAGCTCTCCGCAAAGCGTCCGGGCGTTGAATTCGACCTCCGTGTCGTTTGCGAATTCCGTCCTCCGTTCATTTGGACGGTTCTCGATGAGTTGAAGAAGAACCCGCCGGACGAGATCATTCTCGTGCCGATGTACGTTGCGGAGAGCGACTTCACCTCCGGTGTCAGTCGCACCGATCTTGAGAATTACAGGGACAGCGGAAAGGCGAACAACTTGCCGGCACCCCGGTATGTATTGGGCTTTGGCTTTGACAAACGCGCCGCCAAAGTCTGGGCGGATTTCGTGTGGAAGAAGATCCAGGAAGCGAACTGGAGCAAAGAGAAGCTGAGCGAATCCGTCCTGATTCTCGGATCCCACGGTACGTTGCAGTTTCCGCCCGAAGGCATTAACTCGAGCGCGCGCGAGACGCGTTACTTTTACGGTCAGATTCGCTCGCATCTGAAAGAGCACTTCCGCGATGTTCGCATTGGCTGGCTGAATCACGCTCTCGGCGGCCAATGGACATACCCCGAAGTCGCCGAGGCAGGGCAGGAAAGCCACGACCGCGGCATTCGCAATGTTGTGTATTTCCCATTTGGTTTCATGGCGGACAACGCGGAATCGCAGCTTGAAGGCCGCCAGCAGTTGGGTGACTGCGAGTGGGATGATTTGCTCTATCTGCCCTGCCCGAACGACGACCCGGAATTCATGGAACTTCTTTCCACGATGGTGCTGGAACGCCTCGATGGGCCCGCCGGCGATTGGAAGACGATCGGCCAGGGAACACCGGAACTGATTCAGAAAGAACGCCCCGCCATGCCGGGCACAAACGGACCATTGAACTTTGGGGGACCCACGTTAGCCATTTTCGCCGCAATCTTCTGGACGTTGTTGG
This genomic window from bacterium contains:
- a CDS encoding ferrochelatase, whose translation is MTSKDTKRVAVLCLTYGEPAQLDWRSQYEYSLSILNRLTRRVAPIPKFITPLLAARRGLIRKKTFTEEGYHSPLEPISDAQAKALKEQLSAKRPGVEFDLRVVCEFRPPFIWTVLDELKKNPPDEIILVPMYVAESDFTSGVSRTDLENYRDSGKANNLPAPRYVLGFGFDKRAAKVWADFVWKKIQEANWSKEKLSESVLILGSHGTLQFPPEGINSSARETRYFYGQIRSHLKEHFRDVRIGWLNHALGGQWTYPEVAEAGQESHDRGIRNVVYFPFGFMADNAESQLEGRQQLGDCEWDDLLYLPCPNDDPEFMELLSTMVLERLDGPAGDWKTIGQGTPELIQKERPAMPGTNGPLNFGGPTLAIFAAIFWTLLAAFLVARGILLGLGSLEPGWFAAASAAAVLVGALKGGTVIRKMAMNNLKRLKRIPQPSPLYKVFSIPTWIVVLFFGSLGMVIRFTHFLPDALRSFILIAVGLALFVGAFYYFRNIKLAVPLPGPRLTSAPAK